A region of the Chryseobacterium cucumeris genome:
TTTTAAGCCACGATTTTTCATCTTTTGTTGGTTTATTTTCCAGTTTTGATTTTGGAGTACAGGATGAAATGGAATAGGTGTTATTGTATTGGTTTAAAAAGATCAGATATCTTTCATTGACCAGGACATCAATTTCACAAGCTCCGGAATAGGAATTTCCAATGAGTCCTCTCACATTCATTGTTTTGAATGTTTTAGCTCCCTTATATACTTTTTCAATTTCAATATCTGCTTTATAGGATCTTTGCTCAGTATTTTCGTCATATACTTTCAAAATTTTGATAATACCTACAAATTCAGAATTTTGATAATTGTGTGCTAAGGTTTCATATACACATTTACAAGCTGAAACTTTTATAATACTTAAAAGTAAAAAGAGTAGTAATGATAATTTTTTCATAGGTGTTGTTTTTGTTTTTTTACTTCACAGCAATCTCATCAATAAAGATATAAGCATCACCGCCTGCTCCCTGATGCCATTCCGGAAGTTTTCCGAAGTAGTAGGCTTTTACTTTGATATAACGTGCTTCGGTAGGAAGAATTTCTGTAGAAAAATCTTTGATCTGTACTTTTTCATCCTTAGGATCAATAGTATTGTCAACGGTCTTCAGAAGGACAAAATCTTTTCCGTTCATGGAAGCGTAATATTCCACCTTTTTAGGCATCAGAATCCATGCTTTGCTATCCTGAAGGTACGTTGAAGATAAATATTTAATGTTTTGAGGGGATTTAAGATCAATAACGGCTTCAAAATTCTGTCCCTGATAACCATGCCATTCACCTTTTCTCCAGTTAACATCTCCTCTGATTCCGTCAATAAGAGCAAGATTTCCGGTAGCACTGTATTGTGGAGTTACTTTTGACAGAATATTAATATCCCAGTAATTGGGTCTTCTGTTGAAATGAGCAGTAGTTACAGAACTTTTTTCGCCGTTTCTTTCAGCATAAGCCATTACCTGAGTAGTTTTGGTGATGGAGAATGGTCCTTTATAAGTTGAAAACGTCTTTCTTTTATTGCTGTCACTCTCATCCATTGTCATATAATATACTTTGTCGCTTGGGTTTAATGGAGTGATTTCAACTTTGGTAGAAAAGTCGAAGATTCTGTCGGCAGCAATTACCGGAGAGGCTGTCTGTTCAGGATATTTAAAATCTTTAGCAGGTTTTACATTTTCGAAACCTAATTTTTTGAGCTCCGCTCTGCCTGTAGTTTTTGTAATCGTTCTTGTAGTGCCGTCTTCAAGGTGAATTTTAATTTCATCAAAATAAGGAGTGGTGGTTTCCCATTCCGGTAATCCCGGGGTTACAGAATAAATTCCCATTGAGCTTAAAACATACCAGGCACTCATCTGGCCGCAGTCTTCATTTCCGATCAATCCGTCAGGGGTGTTTTTATAAAAATTATCAAGAATGTATTTGATTTTCGCATCTGTTTTTTCTGGCTTGTCGACGAAATTATACAGATAGGCAATGTGGTGGCTTGGCTCATTTCCCTGGGCATATTGGCCCATCAATCCTGTGATGTCCACTTGTTCTCTTCCCGTAGTTTTATCAGGAGCAGTAAAGATAGCATCAATAAACTGTTCAAACTTTTCTTTCCCGCCATGAGCAGCAATAAGTCCCGGAATGTCCTGCTGTACAGAATATGAATAATGCCACGAGTTTCCTTCCGTATAATTGTTGTTAACTTCTCTCGGATCAAAAGGCTCATACCAATTCCCGTTTTTTCTCGGCTGCATAAAGCCTGTTTTTGGATTGTAAAGGTTTTTCCAGTTCTGAGAACGTTTCATGAACTCCTGATACTCTTCTTTTTTGCCTAAAATTTTTGCCATCTGAGCAATACACCAGTCATCATAAGCATATTCTACAGTTTTCGAAACACTTTCATGCTCGTCATCTATACTGATATAATGATTCTGTTTATAAGCATTCAATCCAAAAATATCCTGCATGGCAGAACCTTTTGCAGCCTGAAATGCCTTTTCATAATCAAACCCCTGAATTCCCTTAGCCATAGCATCTGCAATGACGGAAACAGAGTGGTAGCCAATCATACATTCTGTTTCATTGGAAGCCAGTTCCCATACCGGAAGTTTCCCTCCCTGTTCGTATTGTTTAATAAAGGTATTGATAAAATCAGCAGTTCTTTTTCTGTCGATTAAAGTCATCAGCGGATGTGCTCCTCTGAAGGTGTCCCAAAGTGAAAATACCGTATAATAATCAAAACCATTGGCGGTATAAAGCTTATTATCTCTACCTCTGTATCTTCCGTCTACATCCATATTGATGTTGGGTTGTGTGAAAACGTGATATAGAGCAGTGTAAAAAACGGTCAATTTGTTTTTATCATCAGATTTCACCTCAATTTTTGAAAGCTCTTTGTCCCAGTCAGATTGAGCTTGCTTTCTTACAGTGTCAAAATCGCCTGACTGTCCTTCTGCCAGCATATTTTTTCCTGCTCCTTCATATCCTGTAGGAGAAACAGAAACTTTTACATTGATCTTTTCTCCTTTTTTAACGGTGGCTGAAAATGCCAGGGCCAGTTTTGTTCCGGTAAAAAGATTGTTTTCCTGCTTTCCGTTAACTTCTTTTTTTGAAATTTTCATAGGCTTTGAAAACTCAATTCTGGCATAGATATACTGGTTGGTGGCCCATGCTTCACTTCTTCTGAAAACCTCAATGGTTTTATCATCAATGATCTTTACTTCTCCTTCCAGAAGTTTGTCTCTGTGGTTGAGGTCTAAGATAATATTGGCATTTCCGGCATTGTTGAAAGTGTATTCATGATACCCGACTCTTTTTGTCGTTGTAAGGCGAACATCAATATTATTTTTATCTAATTTTACAGCATAGAATCCTGCTGTTGCTTTTTCATTTTTATGCGAAAATTTCGAAGAATAGTCTTTGCTGTTCAGGCTTGGATTTCCCATAGTAGGTATCAGCATAATGTCTCCATAATCAGAAACTCCTGTACCATTTAAATGCGTATGAGAAAAACCATAGATGACAGAATCCGAATAATGATATCCGCCGCATCCGTCCCAGCTTCCATCAATTCTTGTATCGGGAGAAAGCTGTACCATCCCGAATGGAACGATTGCCCCGGGAAAAGTGTGGCCATGCCCTCCGGTTCCTATAAACGGATTCACATATTGGGAATAGCTCTGTGCAGAAATGATCTGAGTAATAAATATAGAAAATGCAATAAGCCCTTTTTTCATGTTCTGATTTTATCAGACGAAGATATTGAAAAACAGCAAAAGTGATGCAATAAAAGATCATTACCGTTTGTCCTGTTAAAAACGATCTCATTCATAAGAAGACAGAGCGAATTTAAATTACACTTCTCCTTCAAAAAAATGATTGAGATAGGTCTCTTTATCTTTGTCTTCTCTTCCGGAGCCCAGATATTTTTTCCAGGACTGAGATTCATGATAGACAATACCCATTTCCCAGACACAATAAGTTGGGAGGTGGGTTTTGTTTCTGTCCCATATTTCAAATTGTCCGGAACCATCATAATACACGCTCTCCCATAATTCGTTTTCATTTCGCCATGTACATACCAGTAAAAGATAGTTTTTTCCGCAGCGGTGCATAATGACAAATCCGAGATCATCAATGTTTTTAAAGTTTTCTTCAGCACTTTCGATACACTTTTGGGCATTTTCAATGTCCTGTTGTGAAACTTCTGCAGGATCATTGGCCAGGTCATACCATTTGAATTTTGTTTTTCCAACAATAATAATTCCTTTTGGCTGTGCATATTTGGAAGGATAGGAGGTCGTTTTCATATCAATTGCTTTCTGGGAGAGGATGTGGTATCAGAATGAAAAAACAGAATAAGAAATTTTTAACGATCTGATTTATCACCTGATATTATAGATTTTATTGATTCT
Encoded here:
- a CDS encoding GH92 family glycosyl hydrolase — translated: MKKGLIAFSIFITQIISAQSYSQYVNPFIGTGGHGHTFPGAIVPFGMVQLSPDTRIDGSWDGCGGYHYSDSVIYGFSHTHLNGTGVSDYGDIMLIPTMGNPSLNSKDYSSKFSHKNEKATAGFYAVKLDKNNIDVRLTTTKRVGYHEYTFNNAGNANIILDLNHRDKLLEGEVKIIDDKTIEVFRRSEAWATNQYIYARIEFSKPMKISKKEVNGKQENNLFTGTKLALAFSATVKKGEKINVKVSVSPTGYEGAGKNMLAEGQSGDFDTVRKQAQSDWDKELSKIEVKSDDKNKLTVFYTALYHVFTQPNINMDVDGRYRGRDNKLYTANGFDYYTVFSLWDTFRGAHPLMTLIDRKRTADFINTFIKQYEQGGKLPVWELASNETECMIGYHSVSVIADAMAKGIQGFDYEKAFQAAKGSAMQDIFGLNAYKQNHYISIDDEHESVSKTVEYAYDDWCIAQMAKILGKKEEYQEFMKRSQNWKNLYNPKTGFMQPRKNGNWYEPFDPREVNNNYTEGNSWHYSYSVQQDIPGLIAAHGGKEKFEQFIDAIFTAPDKTTGREQVDITGLMGQYAQGNEPSHHIAYLYNFVDKPEKTDAKIKYILDNFYKNTPDGLIGNEDCGQMSAWYVLSSMGIYSVTPGLPEWETTTPYFDEIKIHLEDGTTRTITKTTGRAELKKLGFENVKPAKDFKYPEQTASPVIAADRIFDFSTKVEITPLNPSDKVYYMTMDESDSNKRKTFSTYKGPFSITKTTQVMAYAERNGEKSSVTTAHFNRRPNYWDINILSKVTPQYSATGNLALIDGIRGDVNWRKGEWHGYQGQNFEAVIDLKSPQNIKYLSSTYLQDSKAWILMPKKVEYYASMNGKDFVLLKTVDNTIDPKDEKVQIKDFSTEILPTEARYIKVKAYYFGKLPEWHQGAGGDAYIFIDEIAVK